One genomic window of Azospirillaceae bacterium includes the following:
- a CDS encoding efflux RND transporter permease subunit, whose translation MNISRFFIDRPIFAGVLSVAIFVAGLISVFQLPISEYPEVVPATVVVHAQYPGANPKVIAETVAAPLEEQINGVENMIYMQSQANSDGNVAITVTFKLGTNPDLAQQMVQNRVSQALSRLPEDVQRLGVTTIKSSPTLTMVVHLISPNDRYDMTYLRNYAVLNVKDRLARIQGVGEVQVWGSGDYSMRVWLDPQRVAQHNLTADDVVKAIQEQNVQVAAGVIGSSPTVKGVPLQLSVNAQGRLRTEAEFGGIILQTTSDGGVTYLRDVARVELAASEYGLRALLDNKPAVAMAINQAPGANSLAISDQVRDTMKELAADMPPGVEYRIVYDPTQFVRSSIHAVIHTLAEAIALVVVVVIIFLQTWRASIIPLLAVPVSIVGTFALLLGFGYSINALSLFGMVLAIGIVVDDAIVVVENVERNIEAGLSPKEATYQAMREVSGPIIAIALTLVAVFVPLAAMSGLTGQFYKQFAMTIAISTVISAFNSLTLSPALAALLLKGHHDGQDWLTRGMNMVFGPFFRAFNKVFHRGSQAYGGGVTGVIRHKGLMAGLYVVLLGVTFYLGNLVPGGFVPAQDKDYLVTFAQLPNGASLDRTEDVIRKMSEIALKEPGVANAVAFPGLSVNGFTNSSSAGIVFVALQHYEDRPGHVDAGTIAAHLRQKYAAIKEGYIAVFPPPPVMGLGTLGGFKLQLEDTGALGYEAMAKATNDFVGKAMKTPELGPTFSSYQINVPQLDVNLDRVKAKQLGVSVTDVFDTMQIYMGSLYVNDFNSFGRVYQVRVQADAPFRSHADDIGLLKTRNNQGTMVPLSSLVTVTPSYGPEMVVRYNGYTAADINGGPAPGFSSGQAQAAAERIAHEVLPRGIKFEWTDLTYQQILAGDAALWVFPISVLLVFLVLAAQYESLTLPLAILLIVPMSLMSALAGVWLTGGDNNIFTQIGFMVLVGLSAKNAILIVEFARELEIHGKTPVQAAIEASRMRLRPILMTSIAFIMGVVPLVTSSGPGAEMRHAMGIAVFFGMLGVTFFGLGLTPVFYVILRTVAGGKLITHEKDLAEPGHEAEQAQHAA comes from the coding sequence ATGAATATCTCGCGTTTCTTCATCGACCGGCCGATCTTCGCCGGCGTGCTGTCGGTGGCCATCTTCGTGGCCGGCCTGATTTCCGTCTTCCAACTGCCCATCTCGGAATATCCCGAGGTGGTGCCCGCCACCGTGGTCGTCCACGCCCAGTATCCGGGCGCCAACCCCAAGGTCATCGCCGAAACCGTTGCCGCCCCGCTTGAGGAGCAGATCAACGGCGTCGAGAACATGATCTACATGCAGTCGCAGGCCAACAGCGACGGCAACGTGGCGATCACCGTCACCTTCAAGCTGGGCACCAACCCCGACCTGGCCCAGCAGATGGTGCAGAACCGGGTGTCCCAGGCCCTGTCCCGCCTGCCGGAGGACGTGCAGCGCCTGGGCGTGACCACCATCAAGTCGTCGCCGACGCTGACCATGGTGGTCCACCTGATCAGCCCCAACGACCGCTACGACATGACCTATCTGCGCAACTACGCCGTCCTGAACGTGAAGGACCGGCTGGCGCGCATCCAGGGCGTGGGCGAGGTCCAGGTCTGGGGCTCGGGCGACTATTCCATGCGTGTCTGGCTGGACCCGCAGCGGGTGGCCCAGCACAACCTGACGGCCGATGACGTGGTCAAGGCCATCCAGGAACAGAACGTGCAGGTCGCGGCCGGCGTCATCGGTTCCTCCCCCACCGTCAAGGGCGTGCCCCTGCAGCTGTCCGTCAACGCCCAGGGCCGCCTGCGGACCGAGGCCGAGTTCGGCGGCATCATCCTGCAGACCACCAGCGATGGCGGCGTCACCTACCTGCGCGACGTGGCGCGGGTGGAGCTGGCGGCGTCGGAATACGGCCTGCGGGCATTGCTGGACAACAAGCCGGCCGTGGCCATGGCCATCAACCAGGCGCCGGGCGCCAACTCGCTGGCCATTTCCGACCAGGTGCGCGACACCATGAAGGAACTGGCGGCCGACATGCCGCCGGGCGTGGAATACCGCATCGTCTATGACCCGACGCAGTTCGTCCGGTCCAGCATCCACGCCGTGATCCACACCCTGGCCGAGGCCATCGCCCTGGTGGTGGTCGTGGTCATCATCTTCCTGCAGACCTGGCGGGCGTCCATCATCCCGCTGCTGGCCGTGCCGGTTTCCATCGTCGGCACCTTCGCCCTGCTGCTGGGCTTCGGTTATTCCATCAACGCGCTGTCGCTGTTCGGCATGGTGCTGGCCATCGGCATCGTGGTCGACGACGCCATCGTCGTGGTGGAAAACGTGGAGCGCAACATCGAGGCCGGGCTGTCGCCCAAGGAAGCGACCTACCAGGCGATGCGGGAGGTCAGCGGCCCCATCATCGCCATCGCCCTGACCCTGGTGGCCGTGTTCGTGCCGCTGGCGGCCATGAGCGGCCTGACCGGCCAGTTCTACAAGCAGTTCGCGATGACCATCGCGATTTCCACCGTCATTTCCGCCTTCAACTCGCTGACCCTGTCCCCCGCCCTGGCGGCCCTGCTGCTGAAGGGGCACCATGACGGCCAGGATTGGCTGACGCGGGGCATGAACATGGTGTTCGGCCCCTTCTTCCGGGCCTTCAACAAGGTGTTCCACCGCGGCTCGCAGGCCTATGGCGGCGGCGTCACCGGCGTCATCCGGCACAAGGGCCTGATGGCCGGCCTCTATGTCGTCCTGCTGGGCGTCACCTTCTACCTGGGCAACCTGGTCCCCGGCGGCTTCGTGCCGGCGCAGGACAAGGACTACCTGGTCACCTTCGCCCAGCTGCCCAACGGCGCCTCGCTGGACCGGACGGAGGACGTGATCCGCAAGATGTCGGAGATCGCCCTGAAGGAACCCGGTGTGGCCAACGCCGTGGCCTTCCCCGGCCTGTCGGTCAACGGCTTCACCAACAGCTCCAGCGCCGGCATCGTCTTCGTGGCCCTGCAGCATTATGAGGACCGGCCGGGCCATGTGGACGCGGGCACCATCGCGGCCCACCTGCGCCAGAAGTACGCCGCCATCAAGGAAGGCTACATCGCCGTCTTCCCGCCCCCGCCGGTGATGGGCCTGGGCACGCTGGGTGGCTTCAAGCTGCAGCTGGAGGACACCGGCGCCCTGGGTTACGAGGCCATGGCCAAGGCAACCAACGACTTCGTGGGCAAGGCCATGAAGACGCCGGAGCTGGGGCCGACATTCTCCAGCTACCAGATCAACGTGCCGCAACTGGACGTGAACCTGGACCGCGTGAAGGCCAAGCAGCTGGGCGTGTCCGTCACCGACGTGTTCGACACCATGCAGATCTACATGGGTTCGCTGTACGTCAACGACTTCAACAGCTTCGGCCGCGTCTACCAGGTGCGGGTGCAGGCTGACGCGCCCTTCCGTTCCCATGCCGACGACATCGGCCTGCTGAAGACCCGCAACAACCAGGGCACCATGGTGCCGCTGTCGTCGCTGGTCACCGTGACCCCCAGCTACGGTCCGGAAATGGTGGTGCGCTATAACGGGTACACCGCCGCCGACATCAACGGCGGCCCGGCCCCCGGCTTCAGCTCGGGCCAGGCCCAGGCAGCGGCGGAGCGCATCGCCCATGAAGTGCTGCCCCGCGGCATCAAGTTCGAGTGGACGGACCTGACTTACCAGCAGATCCTGGCCGGCGACGCCGCCCTGTGGGTGTTCCCCATCAGCGTGCTGCTGGTCTTCCTGGTGCTGGCCGCCCAGTACGAGAGCCTGACCTTGCCGCTGGCCATCCTGCTGATCGTGCCCATGAGCCTGATGTCGGCCCTGGCCGGCGTATGGCTGACGGGCGGTGACAACAACATCTTCACCCAGATCGGCTTCATGGTGCTGGTGGGCCTGTCGGCCAAGAACGCCATCCTGATCGTGGAGTTCGCCCGTGAACTGGAAATCCATGGGAAAACCCCCGTCCAGGCGGCGATCGAGGCCAGCCGCATGCGGTTGCGTCCCATCCTGATGACGTCCATCGCCTTCATCATGGGTGTGGTGCCCCTGGTGACGTCGAGCGGCCCCGGTGCCGAAATGCGCCATGCCATGGGTATCGCCGTGTTCTTCGGCATGCTGGGCGTGACCTTCTTCGGCCTGGGCCTGACACCGGTGTTCTACGTGATCCTGCGCACCGTCGCCGGCGGCAAGCTGATCACCCACGAGAAGGACTTGGCCGAACCGGGTCACGAAGCCGAACAGGCGCAGCACGCCGCCTGA
- a CDS encoding efflux RND transporter periplasmic adaptor subunit: MSNSRTKLVLALATGVAVVAIGGFFVHGPSTAQASSPAAAPPAVEVDVAPVINRTVVDWQSYSGRLEAVEHVDIRPQISGPIVAVNFKDGALVKKGDPLFTIDPRPFQAEVDRAEATLISAKSRQQYATTDLERARRLITSNAIPQRDLDDRLNTFQQAGADVKAAEAALQVAKLNLSYTVVVAPVSGRVSRAEITVGNMVAAGAASVPLTTLVSVSPIYASFDVDEQTYLRYIASVRDNAAPVQLGLATEDGYSRTGAVQHVDNHLDTTSGTIRVRAKFDNADGLLVPGLYARIKVGGSTPHDALLVDDRAIGTDQDKKYVLVVGEDNHVAYREVTIGTMQDGLRVITKGLKAGERIVVNGVQFARPGDAVKPKNVAMAGETAAPDTRQAAAGSL, translated from the coding sequence ATGTCCAATTCCCGTACCAAGCTGGTGCTGGCGCTGGCCACCGGCGTCGCCGTGGTCGCCATCGGCGGCTTTTTCGTGCACGGCCCCAGCACCGCCCAGGCCTCGTCGCCCGCCGCCGCCCCCCCGGCGGTGGAGGTGGACGTCGCCCCGGTCATCAACCGCACCGTCGTCGACTGGCAGAGCTATTCCGGCCGGCTGGAGGCGGTGGAGCATGTGGACATCCGTCCGCAGATCTCCGGCCCCATCGTCGCCGTCAACTTCAAGGACGGCGCCCTGGTGAAGAAGGGCGACCCGCTGTTCACCATCGACCCGCGCCCCTTCCAGGCGGAAGTCGACCGGGCGGAAGCCACCCTGATCTCGGCCAAGTCGCGCCAGCAATACGCCACCACCGACCTGGAGCGCGCCCGGCGGCTGATCACCAGCAACGCCATCCCGCAGCGTGACCTGGACGACCGGCTGAACACCTTCCAGCAGGCCGGCGCCGACGTGAAGGCGGCGGAAGCAGCATTGCAGGTGGCCAAGCTGAACCTCAGCTACACGGTGGTGGTGGCGCCGGTCTCGGGCCGTGTCTCCCGGGCGGAGATCACGGTGGGCAACATGGTGGCCGCCGGTGCCGCGTCGGTGCCGCTGACCACCCTGGTGTCCGTCTCGCCCATCTACGCCTCGTTCGACGTGGATGAGCAGACCTACCTGCGCTACATCGCCAGCGTCCGGGACAACGCCGCCCCGGTACAGCTGGGCCTGGCCACCGAGGACGGTTATTCCCGCACCGGCGCGGTGCAGCACGTGGACAACCACCTGGACACCACGTCCGGCACCATCCGCGTGCGCGCCAAGTTCGATAACGCCGACGGCCTGCTGGTTCCCGGCCTGTACGCCCGCATCAAGGTGGGCGGCAGCACGCCGCACGACGCCCTGCTGGTGGACGACCGCGCCATCGGCACCGACCAGGACAAGAAGTACGTCCTGGTGGTGGGCGAGGACAACCACGTAGCCTATCGCGAGGTCACCATCGGCACCATGCAGGACGGCCTGCGCGTCATCACCAAAGGCCTGAAGGCCGGTGAGCGCATCGTCGTCAACGGCGTGCAGTTCGCCCGCCCGGGCGATGCCGTGAAGCCCAAGAACGTTGCCATGGCGGGTGAAACCGCCGCCCCCGACACCCGGCAGGCCGCCGCGGGTTCGTTGTAA